The following coding sequences are from one Armatimonadota bacterium window:
- a CDS encoding thiolase family protein, translating into MREAVIVSAVRTAVARGKKDGSLAALHPVDLSAVVMRAAVDRIDLDPAHLDDVVWGCAFPESSQGQNVARLGLLRTGFPVEVTGMTLNRFCSSGLQAIALAAQAILSGMAEAVLAGGVDMMSRIPASGYHPRYHPGMTETYIAMGLTAERVAERWGISREEQDRWAYRSHRLATEAWAAGKFAGQIVPVRVRRRNPKGEREEFDFVRDETVRPDTSLEKLAALRPAFKEGGTVTAGNSSPFSDGSAAVVVMSRSKAEDLGLRPLARFVSFATGGVEPDVMGVGPVRAVPKALRLAGLRMEDLRLIEFNEAFAAQVLAVLKELEMPVEKVNVNGGAIALGHPLGATGAKLTTQLIYELRARGGGFGMVTMCVGGGMGAAGIFEVYPS; encoded by the coding sequence ATGCGAGAAGCGGTGATCGTGAGCGCGGTGCGGACGGCGGTGGCTCGGGGCAAAAAGGACGGATCCCTGGCCGCCCTGCACCCCGTGGACCTTTCCGCGGTGGTGATGCGGGCGGCGGTGGACCGCATCGATCTTGATCCCGCGCACCTTGATGACGTCGTCTGGGGGTGCGCGTTCCCGGAGTCCAGCCAGGGGCAGAACGTGGCGCGGTTGGGGCTGCTGCGGACTGGGTTCCCCGTAGAGGTCACGGGCATGACCCTGAACCGGTTCTGCTCCAGCGGGCTGCAGGCCATCGCGCTTGCGGCCCAGGCCATCCTCTCCGGCATGGCGGAAGCGGTCCTGGCCGGGGGCGTGGACATGATGAGCCGCATCCCCGCCTCCGGCTACCATCCCCGGTACCATCCCGGGATGACAGAGACCTACATCGCCATGGGTCTGACCGCGGAGCGGGTGGCGGAACGGTGGGGGATCTCCCGGGAGGAGCAGGATCGGTGGGCCTACCGGAGCCACCGTCTTGCCACGGAGGCGTGGGCGGCTGGGAAGTTCGCAGGGCAGATCGTACCCGTTCGGGTCCGGCGTCGGAACCCGAAGGGGGAGCGGGAGGAGTTTGACTTCGTCCGGGACGAGACGGTACGCCCGGATACGAGCCTGGAGAAGCTGGCGGCTCTCCGGCCTGCCTTCAAGGAGGGGGGGACGGTAACCGCGGGGAACTCCAGCCCCTTCTCGGACGGTTCTGCCGCGGTGGTGGTGATGAGTCGATCGAAGGCGGAGGACCTGGGGTTGCGGCCCCTGGCGCGATTCGTGAGCTTTGCCACAGGAGGGGTGGAGCCGGACGTCATGGGAGTGGGACCGGTCCGGGCGGTTCCCAAGGCCCTACGGCTTGCGGGCCTGCGGATGGAGGACCTGCGGCTCATCGAATTCAACGAGGCCTTCGCAGCTCAGGTGCTTGCGGTGCTCAAGGAACTGGAGATGCCCGTAGAGAAGGTGAACGTCAACGGGGGGGCTATCGCCCTAGGCCACCCCCTCGGCGCCACGGGCGCCAAGCTCACCACCCAGCTCATCTATGAGCTGCGGGCCCGAGGAGGCGGGTTCGGCATGGTCACCATGTGCGTCGGTGGAGGAATGGGGGCAGCGGGCATCTTTGAGGTGTATCCGAGCTGA
- a CDS encoding ABC transporter substrate-binding protein, with product MRERGGRAVLRMVGVVSLVGLLAWTTRAAEVPGTSTKSYGGVLRKIYAIPRSPVGVPWEIVGISVDAATPALEALVRVDKHGRVFPWLAERWTVLPDQNTILFRLRRGVKFHDGTDFHAQAAKWNLDRQIEARTIPVTSVEVADEYTIRVRLAEYNNIWPTIFGGSRALMISPTAFTRNGVEWARWNPVGTGPFQIVRYERDVQAIYRRFERYWQAGKPYLEGVEYLFLVNPETRKMAFLSGQANFLGATFQAAAELARESRDRYNGGSGHG from the coding sequence ATGAGAGAGAGGGGAGGACGGGCGGTTCTGAGGATGGTGGGGGTGGTGTCGCTGGTGGGCCTGTTGGCCTGGACCACCCGTGCCGCGGAGGTCCCTGGGACCTCCACAAAGAGCTACGGAGGTGTGCTGCGGAAGATCTACGCCATCCCTCGTAGCCCCGTGGGGGTCCCCTGGGAGATCGTGGGCATCAGCGTGGACGCGGCCACCCCCGCGTTAGAGGCCTTGGTGCGGGTGGACAAGCACGGAAGGGTCTTCCCTTGGCTCGCGGAACGGTGGACGGTGTTGCCGGATCAGAACACGATCCTCTTCCGGCTGCGCCGGGGAGTGAAGTTCCACGATGGAACCGATTTCCATGCACAAGCGGCGAAATGGAACCTCGACCGGCAGATCGAAGCCCGGACGATCCCCGTGACCTCGGTGGAGGTGGCGGACGAGTACACGATCCGGGTGCGGCTTGCGGAGTACAACAACATCTGGCCGACCATCTTTGGAGGGAGTCGCGCACTCATGATCTCCCCCACTGCCTTTACCCGCAACGGAGTGGAGTGGGCTCGATGGAACCCGGTAGGGACCGGACCCTTCCAGATCGTACGGTATGAGCGGGACGTGCAGGCCATTTACAGGCGGTTCGAGAGATACTGGCAAGCGGGGAAACCGTATCTGGAGGGTGTGGAATACCTGTTCCTCGTGAACCCTGAGACGCGAAAGATGGCCTTCCTTTCCGGGCAGGCCAACTTCCTAGGGGCTACGTTTCAGGCAGCAGCGGAGTTGGCCCGGGAGTCCAGGGACCGCTACAACGGGGGTTCCGGACACGGCTGA
- a CDS encoding Rdx family protein — translation MTISIVYCSECNYLPQALEVARGILERMADEIDELVLVPAAGGAFEVRRDGELVFDMMVSGGFPNVEELVRRLSGKIRS, via the coding sequence ATGACCATCAGCATCGTGTACTGCAGCGAGTGCAACTACCTTCCTCAGGCCCTGGAGGTCGCCCGAGGAATCCTCGAGCGGATGGCGGACGAGATCGACGAGCTCGTGCTGGTTCCCGCCGCGGGTGGTGCCTTCGAGGTGCGCAGGGATGGCGAGCTCGTGTTCGACATGATGGTCTCCGGTGGGTTTCCAAACGTGGAAGAACTCGTCCGGAGGCTGAGCGGGAAGATCCGTTCCTAG
- a CDS encoding 3-hydroxyacyl-CoA dehydrogenase/enoyl-CoA hydratase family protein yields MGIRKVGVVGAGAMGSSIAALVASAGIPVILLDLPSEGDPDALAKRGVERALKSRAFYDPEAVRLITVGNVHDHLHRLGDCDWVVEAVVEEVEPKRSLFAQLDSVLPPTVVVSSNTSTIPMRILVEGRSESFRRRFLGTHFFNPPRALLLLELVPGPDTDPELLRRMQRFAERVLGRRVIVAKDRPGFVANRIGIYGLVQAIRITEEEGLTLEEVDRLTGPFLGRPRSATYRTVDLTGLDILVLGTRSLQENTGDDYHLPDWVHHLYREGRLGDKAGSGFFRREGDTLLAWDYSTRTYRPQRPPEIPGLERAEAVPFPDRLRAAMELPDRYGRFVRKLLLRTWHFAFLRASEVAHDLVSVDRALEWGFGWELGPFRQMDAVGSSLVAQGFAELGLEVPDLLTRATQGFYANGAYLDFSGEYRPVPEREGVLSLRQTPTVLTQAPEARLADLGDGILGVELRGPSGALTPQALEVLRRAVEEAEVGRWEGIVIGTEDLRRLPADWDYRWMLDRIRGGEEESVQAWVEQVQEACIRLRECTVPVVICAAGQVAGPGVAFLLAADRVVAHADLQVALVEYALGLVPVGVPTFLLRRFTEDLLPYGVAGELKPEAGADLHEATHRVFRLLLSASTTRSAQEAQRLGLLCPCDLITLSRDRMLAQAKAVALALAPSYVPPVPGPLWGMGDETLGNLRYAAWARWEARQATEWDREVAYALADLLSGGEGPPRWAEEQEFLQVEVSTFLRLLRSPRTQERLVHYLETGRFLRN; encoded by the coding sequence ATGGGCATCCGCAAGGTAGGCGTCGTGGGGGCAGGGGCGATGGGGAGCAGCATCGCGGCCCTGGTAGCATCCGCGGGGATCCCGGTGATCCTCCTGGACCTGCCCTCGGAGGGGGATCCCGACGCCCTGGCCAAGCGGGGGGTGGAGCGGGCCCTGAAGTCCCGGGCATTCTACGATCCGGAAGCCGTCCGGTTGATCACCGTGGGCAACGTACACGATCACCTGCACCGGTTGGGGGACTGTGACTGGGTGGTGGAGGCGGTAGTGGAGGAGGTGGAGCCCAAACGGTCCCTCTTCGCACAGCTGGATTCCGTACTCCCTCCCACCGTCGTGGTTTCCTCCAACACCTCCACCATCCCTATGCGGATTCTGGTGGAGGGAAGGTCAGAGTCCTTCCGACGCCGTTTCCTCGGCACCCACTTCTTCAATCCCCCTCGTGCCCTGCTGCTCCTGGAGCTGGTGCCCGGTCCGGACACGGACCCGGAGTTGCTCCGGCGTATGCAGAGGTTCGCAGAACGCGTGCTGGGTCGCCGGGTGATCGTGGCGAAGGATCGCCCGGGGTTCGTGGCGAACCGGATCGGTATCTACGGCCTCGTGCAGGCCATCCGGATCACGGAGGAGGAAGGACTGACCCTGGAGGAGGTGGACCGGCTTACGGGGCCGTTTCTGGGACGACCCCGCTCCGCCACCTACCGCACCGTAGACCTCACCGGCCTCGACATCCTGGTGCTCGGTACCCGCTCCCTCCAGGAGAACACCGGGGACGACTACCACCTGCCGGATTGGGTGCACCACCTGTACCGGGAAGGCCGGCTGGGGGACAAGGCCGGGAGCGGATTCTTCCGTCGAGAGGGCGACACCCTGCTCGCCTGGGACTACTCCACGAGGACCTACCGGCCCCAGCGCCCTCCCGAGATCCCGGGTCTGGAGAGGGCGGAGGCCGTCCCCTTCCCGGATCGGCTACGGGCTGCCATGGAGCTTCCGGATCGGTATGGGCGGTTCGTGCGCAAGCTCCTCCTCCGCACCTGGCACTTCGCCTTCCTCCGGGCATCGGAGGTGGCCCATGACCTCGTCTCCGTGGACCGGGCCCTGGAGTGGGGATTCGGCTGGGAACTGGGTCCGTTCCGGCAGATGGACGCCGTGGGATCGAGCCTCGTCGCGCAGGGGTTTGCGGAGCTGGGCCTCGAGGTTCCCGACCTCCTGACCCGGGCTACCCAAGGGTTCTACGCGAACGGTGCCTATCTGGATTTCTCCGGGGAATACCGGCCTGTCCCAGAGCGGGAGGGAGTGCTCAGCCTGCGACAGACGCCCACCGTGCTGACCCAGGCTCCGGAGGCCCGCCTGGCGGACCTCGGAGACGGAATTCTGGGAGTGGAGCTGCGCGGCCCTTCGGGAGCCCTGACGCCTCAGGCGCTGGAGGTGTTGCGCCGGGCCGTGGAGGAGGCAGAGGTAGGGAGGTGGGAGGGAATCGTCATCGGTACGGAGGACCTCCGTCGGCTTCCCGCGGACTGGGATTACCGGTGGATGCTTGATCGGATCCGTGGAGGAGAGGAGGAATCCGTCCAGGCTTGGGTAGAGCAGGTTCAGGAGGCATGCATACGGCTCCGGGAGTGCACGGTTCCCGTGGTGATCTGCGCAGCAGGCCAGGTGGCGGGGCCGGGCGTGGCGTTCCTGCTGGCCGCGGACCGGGTGGTGGCGCATGCGGATCTTCAGGTGGCCCTCGTGGAGTACGCACTGGGGTTGGTGCCCGTGGGGGTTCCCACCTTCCTGCTCCGGCGGTTCACAGAGGACCTCCTCCCCTACGGGGTGGCGGGAGAGCTCAAGCCGGAGGCAGGAGCAGACCTCCACGAGGCCACGCACCGGGTATTTCGCCTCCTCCTTTCGGCTTCTACCACCCGCAGTGCGCAGGAAGCGCAACGTCTAGGACTGCTGTGTCCCTGCGACCTCATCACCCTCAGCCGGGACCGGATGCTGGCGCAGGCGAAGGCAGTAGCGCTCGCCCTGGCTCCCAGCTATGTCCCGCCGGTCCCCGGTCCCCTGTGGGGGATGGGGGACGAGACCCTCGGGAACCTGCGCTACGCCGCGTGGGCGCGGTGGGAGGCCCGGCAGGCCACGGAGTGGGATCGGGAGGTGGCCTACGCACTCGCGGACCTCCTCTCCGGGGGCGAGGGCCCCCCGCGGTGGGCGGAGGAGCAGGAGTTCCTCCAGGTGGAAGTGAGCACCTTCCTGCGGCTGCTTCGTTCTCCCAGGACCCAGGAACGGCTGGTGCACTACCTGGAGACCGGAAGGTTCCTCCGGAACTGA